The following are encoded together in the Allocoleopsis franciscana PCC 7113 genome:
- a CDS encoding glycosyltransferase family 2 protein, whose product MSDSTQLDSPTRLLVVIVNYRTPGLTIDCLHSLVSEVRELPLTRVVITDNASGDDSVEKIQTVIENEGWGDWASLQPLERNGGFAYGNNAAIRIALESPNPPPYILLLNPDTIVRPGALQALVDFMDEHPDVGIAGSRLEDPDGTPQRSAFRFHSIFSELEFGLRLGIVSKILSNWIVAPPVSDETYQTDWVAGASMIVRREVFEEAGLMDEDYFMYYEEMDFCLQAKRAGWSCWYVPKSHIVHLVGQASGVTDTKRPPKRLPQYWFDSRERYFLKNHGWLYTAGADAALIVGFGLWRLRRVIQSKPDSDPPNFLSDLLQNSVFLKGREQPPQLVQNTAGIGKS is encoded by the coding sequence ATGTCTGACTCAACTCAGCTTGATAGCCCAACTCGTTTACTCGTCGTCATCGTTAACTACCGAACCCCAGGCTTAACAATTGACTGCTTGCACTCCCTAGTCAGTGAAGTGCGTGAGCTCCCTCTCACCCGCGTCGTGATTACAGACAATGCCTCTGGCGATGACTCTGTTGAAAAAATTCAAACCGTGATCGAAAACGAAGGCTGGGGGGACTGGGCGTCTCTTCAGCCTTTAGAACGGAACGGCGGATTTGCCTACGGTAACAACGCCGCCATTCGTATCGCGCTGGAATCACCCAATCCACCTCCCTATATTCTGCTCCTCAACCCCGACACCATTGTTCGCCCCGGTGCTTTACAGGCACTCGTCGATTTCATGGATGAACACCCCGATGTCGGAATTGCCGGTAGCCGTCTGGAAGATCCGGATGGCACCCCACAACGCTCTGCGTTCCGTTTTCATTCCATATTCAGTGAACTAGAGTTTGGCTTGCGTCTTGGCATCGTCTCCAAGATATTGAGCAACTGGATTGTTGCACCTCCGGTTTCAGACGAAACTTATCAAACCGACTGGGTGGCAGGAGCCAGCATGATTGTCCGCCGGGAAGTGTTTGAAGAAGCTGGCTTGATGGATGAAGACTACTTCATGTACTACGAAGAAATGGACTTTTGCCTGCAAGCGAAAAGAGCCGGATGGAGCTGCTGGTATGTCCCGAAAAGTCACATCGTCCACCTAGTAGGACAAGCCTCCGGGGTAACCGATACTAAGCGCCCCCCAAAGCGCCTACCCCAGTATTGGTTTGATTCCAGAGAACGGTACTTTCTCAAAAATCATGGTTGGCTGTACACCGCTGGAGCGGATGCTGCCTTGATTGTAGGTTTTGGGTTGTGGAGGTTGCGCCGGGTGATTCAAAGCAAACCCGATTCCGATCCCCCTAATTTCTTAAGTGATCTCCTGCAAAACAGTGTGTTTCTCAAGGGTAGAGAGCAACCCCCTCAACTTGTCCAAAACACAGCCGGGATAGGCAAGTCCTAA
- a CDS encoding glycosyltransferase → MSKPLNLTILQPLQAKKLPNEQVLLTRKFIEATEKFQGFWPGSITVLMEETDLETDNLDKKIFNFNELPFKLELISFKTITADTFRNQTSLVLAMANYQQNHISKICREAGIPCIYISEYTLKTRKQIVAAENPNNPLRIFRQHRWEEAQERKQQQAIKLANGLQCNGTPTYEAYRSLNPNTMLFFDTRITEDMLATVEDIEKRTRDRDENTPLKLVFSGRLNRMKGAHYLLDVAQELERLGIEFELFISGAGQLEESMHHRIAASGLGDRVKMMGVPNFNTVFFPFVKANIDLFVCCHPQGDPSCTYIETMSCGVPIVGFANEAFVGIVEQSKSGWLVEMNRPDLLAKKVAELSRNRKEIEAMSFKALEFARKHTFNLTFKARAQHMEQIALSSLPVER, encoded by the coding sequence ATGTCTAAGCCATTGAATTTGACTATCCTACAACCTTTGCAGGCAAAGAAGTTACCAAACGAGCAAGTTTTGCTAACGCGAAAATTTATAGAAGCTACCGAAAAATTTCAAGGGTTCTGGCCGGGTTCTATCACCGTCTTGATGGAAGAAACTGACCTAGAGACCGACAATCTGGATAAAAAAATCTTCAACTTTAATGAATTACCTTTCAAGCTAGAACTCATTTCTTTTAAGACCATTACTGCCGACACGTTCCGGAATCAGACTTCTCTGGTGCTAGCCATGGCTAACTACCAACAAAACCATATCAGTAAAATTTGCCGGGAAGCTGGTATTCCCTGTATCTATATTTCCGAATACACGCTTAAAACTAGGAAACAGATCGTTGCTGCGGAAAATCCGAATAATCCACTTCGCATTTTTAGGCAACACCGATGGGAGGAGGCTCAGGAGAGGAAGCAACAACAAGCCATCAAGCTTGCCAACGGATTGCAGTGTAATGGGACTCCTACCTATGAAGCCTATCGCTCCCTCAATCCCAACACGATGCTTTTCTTCGATACCCGGATTACAGAGGATATGCTAGCCACTGTTGAGGACATTGAAAAGCGCACTCGCGACCGAGATGAAAATACTCCTCTAAAGCTGGTTTTTTCAGGACGCCTCAACAGAATGAAAGGAGCGCATTACTTGCTCGATGTCGCGCAAGAACTCGAACGCCTGGGAATTGAGTTTGAACTATTTATTAGCGGTGCTGGTCAACTAGAAGAGAGTATGCACCATAGAATTGCCGCTTCGGGGCTGGGCGATCGCGTCAAGATGATGGGAGTGCCCAATTTCAACACAGTGTTTTTTCCGTTTGTCAAAGCTAATATCGATTTGTTTGTTTGTTGTCATCCACAGGGTGACCCTTCCTGCACTTATATAGAAACAATGTCATGCGGCGTGCCGATTGTCGGATTTGCCAATGAAGCGTTTGTAGGAATTGTAGAGCAGTCAAAATCCGGATGGCTTGTCGAGATGAATCGACCAGACTTGTTGGCGAAGAAAGTTGCCGAACTCAGTCGCAATCGCAAGGAGATCGAAGCCATGTCGTTTAAGGCACTCGAATTTGCCCGAAAGCACACGTTTAATCTGACGTTTAAGGCACGCGCCCAGCACATGGAACAGATTGCCCTGAGTTCGCTCCCTGTTGAGCGGTAA
- a CDS encoding 2OG-Fe(II) oxygenase encodes MTSNVMFRVDADKLNELALKHREEYANAKPFPHIVIDNFFPEEVLDNILNEYPKAGDIDWQKFENKSEKKLANKHERYMGDNTRALLYQLNSSTFISFLETLTGINGIIPDPHFEGGGLHQIERGGYLKVHADFNRHTKMRLDRRLNLLLYLNKDWKEEYGGYLELWDTDMTRCEKKILPIFNRFVLFTTTDFTYHGHPEPLTCPEGCTRKSLALYYYTNGRPAEEIKGNEHSTIFKARPGEDLKEKSSGMDVKTFLKKCVPPILIDVRDALTKR; translated from the coding sequence ATGACTTCAAATGTGATGTTTCGTGTTGACGCCGATAAATTAAATGAATTGGCGCTTAAACATCGAGAAGAATATGCTAATGCTAAGCCATTTCCACATATCGTGATCGATAACTTTTTTCCGGAAGAGGTTTTAGATAACATCCTGAATGAATATCCCAAAGCTGGCGACATTGATTGGCAAAAATTTGAAAATAAGTCGGAAAAGAAGCTGGCGAACAAACATGAGCGTTACATGGGAGACAATACACGCGCTCTCCTCTACCAATTAAATTCCTCAACCTTCATTAGTTTTTTAGAAACTCTGACAGGTATTAATGGAATCATCCCCGATCCCCACTTTGAAGGCGGTGGACTTCATCAGATAGAAAGGGGCGGCTACTTGAAAGTTCATGCAGATTTTAATCGGCATACCAAAATGCGACTGGATCGCCGATTAAATCTTCTCCTGTACCTCAACAAAGATTGGAAAGAAGAATACGGCGGTTATCTAGAACTTTGGGACACAGATATGACTCGGTGTGAGAAAAAGATTCTTCCCATCTTTAACCGATTCGTTCTGTTCACAACAACAGACTTCACCTATCATGGACATCCCGAACCCTTGACTTGTCCAGAAGGGTGTACGCGGAAGTCATTAGCACTTTACTATTACACCAATGGACGTCCTGCTGAAGAAATTAAAGGCAACGAACATTCAACCATTTTTAAGGCTCGACCCGGAGAGGACTTAAAGGAAAAGTCTTCAGGAATGGATGTCAAAACTTTTCTGAAAAAGTGTGTTCCACCTATCTTGATTGATGTGCGGGACGCTTTAACTAAGCGGTAA
- a CDS encoding glycosyltransferase yields MRLLMVQYAGDYREAVEGFAQGGKETYYAQKYSVEAVAEIGKTIEEAAVLCCLTQEPYDKVLSNGVRAIGAGFNPKISIKPLIELIEKENPTHLIVRTPSQGVFGWSIKNKIPTIAILADSFPTQGVKNKLRNYWLAKTLNHPRIEWVFNHGINSCLSLQKIGVNSDKIIPWDWPHPITPNAFPTKTLRADGKPWNLVYVGLITESKGIGDVLDALKELRAKNVSVHLKVAGKGETEKFIHKAKQLNLEDCVEFLGLVPNQAIVHLMRDADVVIIPTRHEYPEGCPMTIYEALCSRTPIIASDHPMFQNKLKDGANALIFPAANAVALAACIKKLLANPELYKRLSIDSYNTWKKLQIPVKWADMINRWLDNSPENRQWLFEHRISSGRYN; encoded by the coding sequence ATGCGTTTATTGATGGTGCAATATGCCGGAGATTACCGGGAAGCTGTTGAAGGCTTTGCCCAAGGCGGCAAGGAAACCTATTATGCACAGAAATATTCGGTTGAGGCGGTTGCTGAAATCGGTAAAACCATTGAAGAAGCAGCAGTTCTTTGTTGTCTAACTCAAGAACCTTACGATAAAGTTCTTTCCAATGGAGTGCGAGCCATCGGAGCAGGCTTTAATCCCAAAATATCAATCAAACCGTTAATAGAATTAATAGAGAAAGAAAACCCTACTCATCTCATTGTTCGTACACCCAGTCAAGGTGTTTTTGGGTGGTCTATTAAAAATAAAATTCCAACAATTGCTATATTAGCCGATTCTTTCCCAACCCAAGGAGTAAAAAATAAGCTACGGAATTACTGGTTAGCAAAAACTTTAAATCATCCGCGAATTGAATGGGTATTTAATCATGGAATTAATTCCTGTCTTTCGCTTCAAAAAATTGGCGTTAACTCTGATAAAATAATTCCTTGGGACTGGCCTCATCCAATTACACCCAATGCTTTTCCCACAAAAACGCTTCGAGCGGATGGAAAACCTTGGAATTTAGTTTACGTGGGTTTGATTACGGAATCGAAAGGGATTGGAGATGTTTTAGATGCTTTAAAAGAGTTAAGAGCTAAAAATGTCTCTGTTCATCTCAAGGTAGCCGGAAAGGGCGAAACGGAAAAGTTTATTCACAAAGCCAAACAGCTAAACCTTGAAGACTGTGTAGAGTTTCTTGGATTAGTGCCTAATCAGGCTATAGTCCATTTAATGAGAGACGCAGACGTCGTCATCATTCCGACGCGCCATGAGTATCCAGAAGGCTGTCCTATGACAATTTATGAAGCACTCTGCTCCCGAACGCCAATCATTGCTTCAGATCACCCAATGTTTCAAAATAAGTTAAAGGATGGGGCTAATGCTTTAATTTTCCCAGCGGCTAACGCTGTAGCTTTGGCAGCTTGTATAAAAAAATTGCTTGCCAATCCAGAACTTTATAAACGTCTTTCAATAGATTCTTATAACACCTGGAAAAAGTTGCAAATTCCCGTCAAATGGGCTGACATGATTAATCGCTGGCTGGATAATTCCCCGGAAAATCGACAATGGTTGTTTGAGCATCGAATCTCTTCCGGACGCTACAACTAA
- the rfbD gene encoding dTDP-4-dehydrorhamnose reductase — protein MRRILLTGCTGQLGQELQRTLAPLGKVIGVDRSTVDLSQETTIRQRLVEIKPDVIVNAAAYTAVDKAETETELAQAINATAPKVMAEEAQRLGATLIHVSTDYVFDGGKNTPYTEDDVTNPLGVYGRTKLEGEEGIRQTCTNHLILRTAWVYGSLGKVNFVKTMLRLFAEREEVRVVADQVGSPTWAADLAQAIATLLSQTNQEPGQLSIPTGTYHYTNSGVASWYDFAVAIFEEAKLLGFPLKVQRIVPIATADYPTPAQRPAYSVLSGKKISAVLGSHPPHWRQALRQMLVELYSHTRH, from the coding sequence ATGAGGCGAATTTTACTGACGGGTTGCACAGGTCAACTCGGTCAAGAACTACAACGAACCCTAGCTCCCTTAGGGAAGGTGATTGGGGTCGATCGCTCAACGGTGGATTTGTCTCAAGAGACCACCATTCGTCAGCGTCTAGTTGAAATCAAACCTGACGTGATTGTTAATGCCGCCGCCTACACGGCAGTTGACAAAGCAGAGACGGAAACGGAACTGGCTCAAGCCATCAATGCCACGGCACCTAAAGTCATGGCGGAGGAAGCCCAACGGCTGGGAGCTACCCTAATTCACGTTTCGACCGATTATGTCTTCGATGGTGGGAAAAATACACCCTACACCGAGGACGATGTCACCAACCCCCTGGGCGTCTACGGACGAACCAAGCTTGAAGGGGAAGAAGGGATTCGGCAAACCTGCACAAACCACCTGATTCTGAGAACCGCTTGGGTTTATGGCAGCCTTGGCAAGGTTAACTTTGTTAAAACAATGCTGAGGCTCTTTGCAGAACGCGAAGAGGTGCGTGTCGTCGCCGATCAGGTGGGTTCCCCCACTTGGGCTGCTGATCTGGCTCAAGCCATTGCCACCCTGCTGTCTCAAACAAACCAAGAGCCAGGACAACTCTCTATCCCAACGGGGACGTACCACTATACCAATAGTGGCGTTGCTAGTTGGTACGACTTCGCCGTTGCTATCTTCGAGGAAGCCAAACTCCTTGGATTTCCCTTGAAAGTACAGCGAATCGTGCCTATAGCAACGGCGGACTATCCCACACCAGCACAGCGTCCGGCTTATTCGGTGCTGTCTGGGAAAAAGATTTCAGCCGTTTTGGGAAGCCATCCTCCCCATTGGCGACAGGCACTTAGACAAATGCTTGTAGAACTTTACTCTCACACTCGTCACTGA
- a CDS encoding serine O-acetyltransferase codes for MVAQPEITSSVKEEETTELGLWQQLKEDWIAHGKDWTKPGFRAVAVYRFGVWRMKIKPIFFRAPLSILYRSLFRKIRNSYGIELPYSAQLGRRVVIEHQSCIVIHGDCVIGDDCIIRQGVTMGNRYLDRPFDAPKLGKRVNVGAGAKLFGNITIGDDANIGANAVVLSDIPPGKTAVGIPAKILGSKKSEDNT; via the coding sequence ATGGTCGCACAGCCGGAAATCACATCCAGTGTGAAGGAAGAAGAAACAACAGAGCTTGGTCTGTGGCAACAGCTCAAAGAAGACTGGATTGCTCATGGCAAGGATTGGACTAAGCCGGGATTTCGAGCCGTAGCCGTTTACCGCTTCGGCGTCTGGAGAATGAAAATTAAACCGATATTTTTCCGGGCACCCCTTAGCATCCTCTACCGTTCATTATTTCGCAAAATCCGCAACAGCTATGGGATTGAATTGCCTTATAGTGCTCAGCTCGGTCGCCGCGTGGTCATCGAACACCAGAGTTGTATTGTGATTCATGGGGATTGTGTGATCGGCGACGATTGTATTATCCGCCAAGGAGTAACGATGGGAAATCGTTACCTGGATCGTCCGTTCGATGCGCCTAAATTGGGTAAGCGAGTCAACGTGGGGGCTGGAGCCAAACTTTTTGGAAATATCACCATTGGCGATGACGCCAACATCGGAGCCAACGCAGTGGTGTTATCAGACATTCCCCCAGGAAAAACAGCCGTAGGCATCCCCGCCAAAATTCTCGGCTCCAAAAAGTCCGAAGACAATACTTGA
- the rfbC gene encoding dTDP-4-dehydrorhamnose 3,5-epimerase gives MNIIPTKIPDVLIIEPRVFEDQRGFFLESYNSKAFCEKTGVDAQFVQDNHSRSTQNVLRGLHYQIQQPQGKLVRVVAGAIFDVVVDLRKSSPTYGQWVGTLISAENKQQLWVPMGFAHGFCVVSEFAEVLYKTTDYYAPQHERCVIWNDPDLAIAWPLEETPIVSAKDQAGKPFKEAEMFA, from the coding sequence ATGAATATTATCCCGACTAAGATTCCAGATGTTCTGATTATCGAACCGCGAGTCTTTGAAGACCAGCGTGGTTTCTTCTTAGAAAGTTACAACTCAAAAGCCTTCTGCGAAAAAACAGGAGTAGACGCTCAGTTTGTCCAAGACAATCATTCCCGTTCTACTCAAAATGTCCTACGTGGCTTACACTACCAAATTCAACAACCCCAAGGGAAATTAGTGCGTGTAGTCGCCGGAGCGATATTTGATGTGGTTGTGGATCTGAGAAAAAGCTCTCCAACCTATGGTCAATGGGTTGGGACGCTAATCAGCGCCGAAAACAAGCAACAGCTATGGGTACCGATGGGATTTGCCCACGGCTTTTGTGTGGTTTCAGAATTTGCTGAAGTCTTGTACAAAACAACCGATTATTATGCTCCTCAGCATGAACGATGCGTTATCTGGAATGACCCCGATTTAGCGATCGCGTGGCCTCTTGAAGAAACCCCCATCGTATCCGCTAAAGACCAAGCGGGTAAGCCCTTTAAGGAGGCAGAGATGTTCGCATGA
- the psb34 gene encoding photosystem II assembly protein Psb34 produces the protein MYTTVNQEGILNNYAPETPTYYAEYPSQEQQRRYAFQGAIATLLVSFLVLTTLAASSIG, from the coding sequence ATGTACACCACTGTTAATCAAGAAGGTATCCTGAACAACTACGCTCCCGAAACCCCGACTTACTACGCCGAGTACCCTTCTCAAGAACAACAGCGTCGCTATGCTTTTCAAGGTGCGATCGCCACACTTCTCGTCAGCTTCTTGGTTTTAACAACATTGGCTGCCAGTTCTATCGGGTAA
- a CDS encoding glucose-1-phosphate thymidylyltransferase: MKAIILSGGKGTRLRPLTYTGAKQLVPVANKPILWYGIEAIVEAGITDIGIIISPETGGEVKAKTGDGERFGAKITYILQDQPAGLAHAVKIAQPFLGDSPFVMYLGDNLVQSELSLFLEKFNTKSLDALTLLCPVSNPSAFGVAKVDEEGRVLQLIEKPKDPPSNLALVGIYMFSPTIHHAIANIQPSPRGELEITDAIQYLIDDSSKVEAYQLKGWWLDTGKKDDLLEANRIILDTCLNSNIQGDVDEQSQVIGRVQIGKGSTVKNCTIRGPVTIGNDCHLENSFVGPYSSIADNVTLIEADLEHSVILQGAKVEGIHQRIVDSVLGQRAHLKVAPRRPKALRFMIGDDSQIELS; the protein is encoded by the coding sequence ATGAAAGCAATTATTCTTTCGGGCGGTAAAGGCACGCGCTTGCGACCCCTTACCTATACGGGCGCAAAACAACTGGTTCCTGTTGCCAACAAACCCATTTTGTGGTATGGAATTGAAGCCATTGTTGAAGCCGGAATCACTGATATCGGGATTATCATCAGTCCAGAAACCGGCGGCGAAGTCAAAGCCAAGACTGGTGATGGAGAGCGATTTGGAGCCAAAATTACCTACATTCTTCAAGACCAACCCGCAGGATTGGCTCACGCCGTTAAAATCGCCCAGCCTTTCCTAGGCGATTCCCCCTTTGTTATGTACCTGGGGGATAACCTGGTTCAAAGCGAACTCAGCCTGTTTTTGGAGAAGTTTAACACCAAAAGCCTAGATGCCTTAACCCTACTCTGCCCTGTGAGTAATCCCAGTGCCTTTGGTGTGGCGAAGGTGGATGAAGAGGGGCGAGTGTTGCAGCTAATCGAAAAACCCAAAGACCCTCCCTCGAATCTGGCGCTGGTGGGAATTTACATGTTTTCTCCCACAATCCACCACGCGATCGCCAATATTCAACCCTCCCCCAGAGGCGAACTGGAAATTACCGATGCGATTCAATACCTGATTGACGATTCTTCCAAGGTAGAAGCCTATCAACTCAAAGGCTGGTGGCTGGATACCGGGAAGAAAGATGACTTGTTAGAAGCCAACCGGATTATTCTGGATACCTGTCTCAACTCAAACATCCAGGGAGACGTTGACGAGCAAAGTCAGGTGATTGGACGGGTGCAGATTGGCAAGGGATCGACAGTCAAAAATTGTACGATTCGCGGCCCCGTGACGATTGGGAACGACTGCCACCTGGAAAACAGCTTTGTAGGACCTTACAGCAGCATTGCTGACAACGTGACCTTGATTGAGGCTGACCTTGAACATAGCGTGATTTTGCAGGGAGCTAAGGTGGAGGGCATTCACCAGCGGATTGTGGACAGTGTGCTAGGACAACGGGCGCATTTGAAGGTTGCCCCCAGGCGTCCTAAAGCTTTGCGGTTCATGATTGGTGACGATAGCCAGATTGAGCTGTCTTAG
- a CDS encoding glycosyltransferase has translation MMLNWSLVVCTLNRRELLAQSLRSAIKQTRLPKQIIVVDASNNWELAKAYILDSLAGESESIEWIYVGSEQKSATYQRNVGLKYCESDVVFFLDDDAFMYPDCAEEIMQVYEKDNSHLVGGVTALLADLPPGTVANQVQNEKGVESPSLWNRILQPFHKFWSSEKLFIPYDGQYYTYDISELAKQIPILSEVTLHGCRMTFRTSVVKPIGGFDEVLIRGAIAEDDDISYKVSRKYALVAAERAKIFHQETEIARLKRYTNTVLLILNIIVLFLLNTTIQSGVSFLVYRFAIKRILLEFVRDCAKPQRGFAHVRGALYAVFWLPKILQMDKEQLRDWYPQFQAQLMDKKQAFRNSAKISTVS, from the coding sequence ATGATGTTGAATTGGTCACTAGTTGTATGCACTCTTAACAGGAGAGAACTCTTAGCGCAATCTCTGCGTAGTGCAATCAAGCAAACACGACTTCCAAAGCAGATCATCGTAGTTGATGCCAGTAATAACTGGGAGTTAGCCAAAGCTTACATTCTTGATTCATTGGCAGGAGAGTCTGAATCTATAGAATGGATTTATGTTGGTTCTGAACAGAAATCTGCGACTTATCAGCGGAACGTAGGACTGAAGTATTGCGAGAGTGACGTGGTCTTCTTTCTAGATGACGATGCCTTTATGTACCCAGACTGTGCAGAAGAAATCATGCAGGTCTATGAAAAGGATAACTCTCATCTAGTCGGAGGTGTTACCGCGTTATTAGCCGACCTACCACCAGGAACTGTCGCTAATCAGGTTCAAAATGAGAAAGGAGTAGAATCACCAAGTTTGTGGAATCGGATATTACAACCCTTCCACAAGTTTTGGAGTTCAGAAAAACTCTTTATTCCGTATGACGGTCAATACTATACCTACGATATTTCCGAATTAGCTAAGCAGATTCCGATCTTGAGTGAGGTTACGCTGCATGGCTGTCGGATGACTTTTCGCACCTCAGTCGTAAAGCCAATCGGAGGATTTGATGAAGTATTAATTCGAGGCGCGATTGCTGAGGATGATGATATCAGCTATAAAGTTTCTAGAAAGTATGCTCTCGTAGCAGCAGAACGAGCCAAAATTTTTCACCAGGAGACAGAAATTGCTCGGTTAAAGAGATATACAAATACTGTGCTACTTATTTTAAATATAATCGTTCTTTTCTTATTGAATACAACTATTCAAAGCGGAGTCAGCTTCCTAGTCTACCGATTTGCCATCAAGAGAATACTCCTAGAATTTGTCCGAGATTGTGCCAAACCCCAACGAGGTTTCGCTCATGTACGAGGAGCTTTGTACGCCGTTTTCTGGTTGCCTAAGATATTACAAATGGACAAAGAGCAATTGCGAGATTGGTATCCCCAGTTTCAGGCACAGCTGATGGATAAGAAACAAGCATTTCGTAACTCTGCCAAGATATCAACGGTCAGTTGA
- a CDS encoding pentapeptide repeat-containing protein — MDSDELIKRYTAGERDFSGTDLSKANLSKVDLQRVSLWRANLSRTNLTSTQLTGADLLGANLSEANLSHAVLCGANLSEANLSHAVLQGANLQATLYNEATVFPPNFDPVQAGAYLIAPQAILTGAKLSGVDLSGANLSGVDLSQADLWKTNLREANLKEACFRSACLMGSDLSEADLSGADLSGANLLGANLRTANLKNINLQEALYDEATEFPQGFEPDSVGAYLIRPGVSLPQANLCGANLSGIDLQGADLSGANLSQGNLFGIALEKANLSGVKFSGTILWEAALSGANLREALLNGADLWQAELEGANLSGADLRRANLFGVDLTKANLDQVNLTEALYNEATQFPEDFDPKEQGAYLIAPGVSLQGVNLKDTDLRGADLSKADLRRANLLGVNFRSASLHEVNLTDALYNEATQFPEDFDPSKQGAYLIAPGVLLQGVNLKGADLSGADLRKVNFFGVDLRFTTFDGANLQGAFYDEATQFPDDFDSTQAGMYLIRVCCKNRKPLAINSLSGLESCSAPRKSGRIPQNPCTKSRENVQKSFLKPDPTGKL; from the coding sequence ATGGATTCTGACGAATTAATAAAGCGATATACCGCCGGGGAAAGAGATTTTAGTGGAACCGACTTAAGTAAAGCCAACTTGAGTAAGGTAGACCTCCAACGAGTCAGTTTATGGCGAGCCAACTTGAGTAGAACGAACCTGACGAGTACTCAGCTTACGGGGGCAGATCTATTGGGTGCCAACCTGAGTGAGGCTAACTTGAGTCATGCTGTTCTCTGTGGCGCTAACCTGAGTGAGGCTAACTTGAGTCATGCTGTTCTGCAAGGAGCTAATCTTCAAGCCACGCTCTACAATGAAGCCACTGTTTTTCCCCCAAATTTTGATCCCGTTCAGGCAGGAGCCTATTTAATTGCACCTCAGGCCATACTTACGGGAGCAAAGCTCAGTGGGGTAGACCTGAGTGGAGCCAATCTTAGTGGTGTGGACTTGAGTCAGGCAGACTTGTGGAAGACCAATCTTCGAGAGGCCAATTTGAAGGAGGCTTGCTTTAGGAGCGCTTGCTTAATGGGGTCTGATTTAAGCGAAGCAGATTTAAGTGGAGCAGATTTGAGCGGCGCTAACTTATTGGGAGCCAACCTGCGTACCGCTAACCTCAAGAACATCAACCTACAAGAAGCACTTTACGATGAAGCGACTGAGTTTCCCCAGGGTTTTGAACCCGACTCGGTAGGCGCGTACTTGATTCGGCCTGGTGTGTCCCTTCCACAGGCCAATCTCTGCGGAGCCAACCTCAGCGGTATTGATCTCCAGGGCGCAGACTTGTCTGGAGCGAACTTAAGTCAGGGAAACTTGTTTGGAATTGCTTTGGAAAAAGCGAATCTGAGTGGAGTGAAATTCAGTGGAACTATCCTCTGGGAGGCTGCGCTCAGTGGAGCTAACTTGAGAGAAGCTTTGCTCAATGGAGCCGACCTATGGCAGGCTGAGTTAGAAGGAGCCAACCTCAGTGGAGCCGATTTGAGGAGGGCAAACCTATTTGGGGTAGACCTTACAAAAGCGAACCTTGATCAGGTTAATCTTACTGAGGCTCTCTACAATGAAGCAACTCAATTCCCTGAGGACTTTGACCCTAAAGAGCAGGGGGCGTACTTAATTGCCCCAGGTGTGTCACTCCAAGGTGTCAATCTGAAGGACACTGACCTCCGGGGAGCGGATTTAAGTAAAGCCGATTTGAGGAGGGCAAACCTATTGGGGGTGAACTTTCGATCTGCTTCCCTCCATGAGGTCAATCTTACAGATGCTCTCTACAATGAAGCGACTCAATTCCCTGAGGATTTTGACCCCAGCAAACAGGGAGCTTACTTAATTGCTCCAGGTGTGTTACTCCAAGGCGTAAACCTGAAAGGAGCCGACCTCAGTGGAGCTGATTTGAGGAAGGTTAACTTTTTTGGTGTGGATCTCCGCTTCACCACCTTTGATGGCGCAAACCTTCAGGGAGCGTTCTATGACGAAGCGACTCAATTCCCTGATGACTTTGACTCTACTCAGGCAGGGATGTACTTAATTAGGGTTTGCTGTAAAAACCGGAAACCCTTAGCTATAAATAGTTTGAGCGGTCTTGAAAGTTGTTCAGCTCCCAGGAAATCTGGTAGAATCCCACAAAATCCTTGTACCAAGAGCAGGGAAAATGTACAGAAAAGCTTCCTCAAGCCCGACCCCACCGGAAAACTTTGA